A window of the Nitrospirae bacterium YQR-1 genome harbors these coding sequences:
- the radA gene encoding DNA repair protein RadA gives MYKTKTVFQCQSCGYSLPKWVGKCPDCGSWNSFVEEKEVQIKKGMSKPAGSEAVSLSEISVNAEDRLSTGIEELNRVLGGGIVAGSLILIGGDPGIGKSTIVLQMMSSLYKSNAALKSISLYVSGEESLKQIKIRADRLNVENPEINVLPETCLENITEQIRSLKPAIVIIDSIQTMFTQDASSAPGSVTQVRECALKLMFLAKSSMTSIFLIGHVTKDGAIAGPRALEHIVDTVLYFEGERGNPYRILRAVKNRFGSTNEIGVFEMRDLGLVEILNPSELFLSERPEGASGTAVISTVEGTRPIMVELQALVSRSNTAIPRRTAIGVESNRVNLLIAVLEKVGGVHLGGMDVFLNVVGGLKINEPAFDLGIVVAIVSSLKEKPIRETVFVFGEVGLSGEIRGVSQAEGRIKEGAKIGFKEAIIPESTLQRLTFKPDIKITGVKNIGEAIEAAINY, from the coding sequence ATGTATAAAACGAAGACCGTATTTCAGTGCCAATCCTGCGGCTACAGTTTACCTAAATGGGTTGGGAAGTGCCCGGACTGCGGCAGTTGGAACAGCTTTGTTGAAGAGAAAGAGGTACAGATCAAAAAAGGGATGTCAAAACCGGCCGGCTCAGAGGCTGTGTCTCTTAGTGAAATATCAGTAAACGCCGAGGACAGACTTTCTACCGGAATAGAGGAGCTTAACCGGGTTCTGGGTGGTGGGATTGTGGCAGGCTCTTTGATTTTAATAGGAGGGGACCCTGGAATCGGCAAGTCAACCATAGTGCTTCAGATGATGTCCTCTCTGTATAAAAGCAATGCGGCATTGAAGAGCATTTCGCTGTACGTCTCCGGTGAGGAATCCTTAAAGCAGATAAAAATCCGCGCGGACAGGTTAAACGTGGAAAACCCTGAGATAAACGTATTGCCGGAAACCTGCCTTGAAAATATAACGGAGCAGATAAGATCATTAAAGCCGGCAATTGTGATAATTGATTCGATTCAAACAATGTTTACGCAGGATGCCTCATCAGCTCCGGGGTCGGTTACACAGGTGCGGGAGTGTGCTCTGAAGCTGATGTTTTTAGCAAAGAGCTCTATGACCTCAATATTTTTGATAGGTCACGTAACCAAAGACGGCGCAATAGCGGGCCCTCGCGCACTGGAGCATATAGTTGATACGGTTTTGTATTTTGAGGGAGAACGGGGGAATCCCTACAGAATTCTGCGTGCGGTGAAAAACCGCTTTGGCTCAACAAATGAGATAGGAGTGTTTGAGATGCGGGATTTGGGCCTTGTTGAGATACTGAATCCATCTGAGTTGTTTCTTTCAGAGCGGCCTGAGGGGGCCTCAGGCACGGCGGTAATCTCCACAGTGGAGGGAACGCGTCCGATTATGGTAGAGCTGCAGGCGCTGGTTTCCCGCTCAAATACGGCGATACCCAGGAGAACGGCAATAGGGGTTGAGAGCAATAGGGTTAACCTTTTAATTGCGGTGCTTGAAAAGGTGGGCGGTGTGCATCTTGGCGGGATGGATGTTTTCCTTAATGTGGTCGGGGGCCTGAAGATAAACGAACCGGCTTTTGATCTGGGTATTGTTGTTGCGATAGTTTCCTCGTTAAAAGAGAAACCTATCAGAGAGACGGTTTTCGTATTTGGTGAGGTGGGGCTATCGGGAGAGATTCGGGGAGTATCACAAGCGGAGGGAAGAATTAAGGAGGGGGCAAAGATAGGCTTTAAGGAGGCTATAATTCCTGAGTCCACGCTGCAGCGGCTCACGTTTAAGCCGGATATTAAAATCACAGGGGTAAAAAATATAGGGGAAGCCATTGAAGCAGCGATTAATTATTAA